In Calliopsis andreniformis isolate RMS-2024a chromosome 6, iyCalAndr_principal, whole genome shotgun sequence, the genomic window AAACTCATTTGCTATACTTAGaagtttattttttctttagggTGGACAAAAAGCATCCCATGTTATCCGTGGCTTCTATGCTGGGCCCATCGCCTGATTGGGTTGTCGGTGTCAGTAAATTGAATCTCTGTAGAAAAGACTGCACCTGGACGAAGAGCGAGATTATTGATCTGTATCCATGGGACGCTGGCACTGATAATGGAATCAGTTATATGTCGCCGAACTCCGAAACGAAACCGCGAGAGAAGATGAAGCCCATTACGACCTTGTACCCTGAAGATCCTAGGTCACCTTTCTATGACCCCACAGGAAGGCCCATGCTTCCATTGGCCAGGTTGTACTTGAATAGGGAGAAGATTGTTCCTCGTGGTTGCGATGAGGAGGCTCTCCAGCAGCAGCTAGCCCAGCTGGAAGTTGCTGAGAACACTGAGGATACTTCCAGACGTATGAAAGTTCTTATAATCTTGTGTTAGGTTCTTCATGAACTTTGTGTAACATAAAAATGgtaattctttttttattttgactGAAGCTGAGTGTCAAACCACGGAGTATACTCCATGGTCAAGCTGCTCTGTCACTTGTGGCAAAGGACTAAGGATGCGTACCAGGAGCTATTTGATGCCAGAGAAGGCAGCGATGTTCAATTGCAACAGGCagctggtttcgaaggagatgtGCGTTGCTTCAATTCCAGAGTGCTCAGAGTAAGTGTTACCCAAAATCTGGGACTATTTAAATGTTACAATTACAGGTGTTGTTAAATATCCTTTTTCTCAAGACAAGAGACCTCTTTGCAAATTTCAGAGGTGCAGAAGCTGAAAGTAGCGATGTTCTTCCTGTCAACGATGCCTTCTGTGAAACAACAGATTGGAGCGAATGGTCCGAGTGTTCCTCTTCCTGTGGGATAGGATTCAAGATGAGAACGAGGCGATTCAAGGATCGTATGGGTCGTAAACGATGCCCTCACGTGTCCCTCGTTGAAAAAGATAAGTGTATGGAACCGCCTTGCCTTCCAGGCTCAGAGGCAGATATTGACCCTACGTGTAAGGTATGCTATTGGAACTCTTCTATTTGATGGGATTGCAGAATCTAGATATAGCAGAGTCTTCGATTCGTATTCGTTTAAGGTAACCGAGTGGTCCGATTGGTCTCCATGCAGTGCTTCCTGTGGAAAGGGCGTGAAACTGAGAACCAGGTTGTTAATGGTGGAACCTTCTGAGCAACACAAGTGCTCCTCCAAAATAGAACTACTTCAACAAAGGCCTTGTTTGGAGCAGTCTGACTGTACCTTTGACATGGCGACAGCAAAAGGTAACAATGAGAATCTTCAAAGGGAAGCAGCAATTGTATTAGCTTAATTGCTTTCTAATGCGATGCTATTTGTCCAGTCGTTTGTATGGAGGAAGCAGATCCTGGACCCTGCAGAGGCTACTTTCTGCGGTGGGCGTTCGTTCCTCAGAAGTTAATGTGCGTTCCCTTCGGCTACGGTGGCTGTCGCGGTAACAGGAACAACTTCTTGACTGCTGAAGAGTGCAGCAATACCTGCAGCATCGTGAGTGCAGTTTTTGAGAGCAGTTTTAACGATGTGAAAGACTTGATGAGCGAATTCTTTTCTTCAGGTGCGAGCGATTCTGAGTGGGCAGCCTCTGAATGGAACTAGTTTCCAGCAGCCACCGACATCTGAATTGCTTGAGACTGTCGACTGTCTCGTGTCTCACTGGTCGCCTTGGTCCCCTTGCAGTGTCACTTGCGGCACTGGCCGTGTTACCAGTTATCGTACCATTAAGGTGAGCTTTAATATTAATCCACCGTCTGGTATAAGTCATAGAAGAGTTCTGGCTGCGCTTGAGCAAACTTTCGATAAGTTGAACTGGAAAATTGGTTCTAAACTTGCAGCAAGAGGCGCAAAATGGTGGACGTTCTTGTCCCAAGAAGCTGCAACGTCGCTCGCGATGCCAGCTTGCACCGTGCGAGTAATACTTCAAATAAACTGGGACCCCGATTACTAAAGATAAAGCAATAAACAGAGAGGATGGAGAATATTTTTAACTTTGAGAGAGCATCGCAGATGACTAAATGGAAGAGCAGTGGATTACTTTTTTACAGAAAATTATGAGAAAGTTTGTATATTTTATGATGAGATTATCGAGGTGCATTTTAGATGTAACTTTTGCACAAGACGATGGGTATAAAATAAACGGATGTATCAgaataaatggtattttattaaTGGTCATTCGTGATCTTCCTATTCTCGGTCAAATTATTCAAACGTACGTAGGGCTACGATGACAAACATAATTGAATTTATTTTCGTGGAAATTGATCTCTTGAATATCATTTTCCATTAATTTTCGTGTTGCTAAGAAATCGCGTTAAGCATTTGCAATTAAACGAATTTCACAGATCTTATAATTATAGATAAACTCATGCAGTAAATCGTCCACGCAAggtaaatttcaatttttgtttCAGAAATAAGCACTCTCTCTAACATCTTTAATCACTTTTGATAAATCTTTGCTTCTTCGGCTCATTAAAATTGATCATCGATGTCTCGATTCGTACCCTGATGATTATACAAAATTCATATAACTATGAAATATGCTAGCAATATGTTGCCAATCACTGTCCAAAAAAAGATTAACGCGTGCTATGAAATGCGAACTTTGAATTTTCTTCTGTCTCACATGGATTTTGTTCCTCGGCAAGTCACGTGGGTTGTAAGATACTTGTACTTTCGCTATGGATGTTGTGCTTTCGCTGAAACGATAATCGATTTCGGTTGTGAAAAAATTCCGCTAAATTCGTACGACTACTACGCGCCTTGGAAAGACGCGATCTAATCTCCTCGCTGGCTTATCTCGTTAATAAAACAGTAGTTGGTTCCGCTTTGTGTTTGTTCATTGTTGAAattctctttttctctttttcttggTTTCTTTTTTACAATAATAACCGCTCACGATATACCATCCACTACGACTTCTGCCAAATGGACATCTAACTTCACATTTACAATAATAATCTCATAAATAATACACGTAGGCGGTACGGTTGCTACAAGTACGGGCTGTCAGGCTCGCGAGGACGACGAAGACAAGCGGAGGAGGAAGACACAGTCGATTAAAATCGTTCTCTGACTGTAACCCTCTCCTCGGTGCGCCCCTTCGCGATCGTGGCAGCTCGTTAACATTAATAATAGTCGTTATTACCATACGTACACGTAATATCTAGGAAGTAGTACGAATCTTCGTTCCTTTTAGGCCTCTACATGTCTAAGCTACTGTTTGTTTTTTGGTCGTGACACTTCCATCTCTCCCTCTGTTTCGCGAAGGACTAAGGGAACCTCGAGCTGTCACCGAACGGAAACGTGTCAATGAATTCCATTAAAATATGCGACAGTGTGACCCGCGGCGAATGAAAGAAATTGTTTTCGGAAGCTCCATTGTGCTCCAAGTTCCTTGGAACGTGAAGGTAATACTCGTTGACCGTTCTGCCCGTCGTCAGCAGATTCTAGCTGTTGGACGATATTTTCTGGAAACGGCCAGAGACATTGGCCCAATTTCCACCAACCAGGACTTCCTTTCTTCCCTTCCCACGAATAAATAGAACGTAGAAAAAAGAACGATCGATCACCTCAAGAAACTCTGACACACATTACTGAAGTGAAACGTTCAAGTATATTTGACTAGACGATAAAAAGGGGGCGAGGATAAGAAGCCGGGAGGTAATAAAAAAGCTCGGATCTTCAAGTAGACCAGCTTCTTGAAGTAACCAGAATGAGTTCAAATGACAACAATCCCCTCTGTTCTCTCAATAACAGTAGTCATTTGTTAACGCAGCAACACGGCTAATCGTCACCTCCTCCTTCACACGATATCATCTGACCAGTGCTGAGTAGACTAGGTACCGTCGACCCACTTGCCCCGTCCGTTCTGGCAGTAGAAGTAGTAGGTCGTAGGATAGACACGGAAGGATTGAAACCATTTCCTCGATTTCGCCCGTTTCGATCGCTCTTCTCGCGGCAGAAAATCAAGCCGCACGAACGACAAGCGACAAGAGATTAACTCCGATGGTGTGATCTTCGTAACGACCAAGGGTCAAtgggacagcaaaagaaggggTATGGGCGTGGGCCGATAGTTGCGACGAAAGTTCGCTCGTTTCTGCGGGAGTCCCAGATATTTTTCATCGAGGAAACTTTGCTTTCCCGAAGAAGAAAACGCACTTTCGAGAACACTGCTAAGAAACTGCGTCGTTCCGTCGGCACTGCCATTTCTCTCAGGAAATTAATCTCCCCTGAAAGCACCTTCAGTTCGTATGATCACGCAGAGGAAGAGGACGTTCATATCAAAGTCAGACTCTCGTTTGAGGGGGACGGGGCAGTTCGATGGGTCGACGACGGGCGTCGAGATTCTCACAGGCGACGTCGCTTATaatataatgtaatataatatgtgtatatatatatatatatatatatacacactatatatatatatagttttCCTTTGTCTCGGCGAGGTGCGTCGCGTTGCAAGAAAGGCATCATTGTGCGTCTGTCGACGACGACGCGATCTATCGCGATTGATAGATCCCCTCCAGATAAATCGATGTCGTCGTCCCAGCCTCGTGGCTAACGGAAACCCGTGAAACGCTCGAGTTCCCTCGTTTGCTAGCTGGTCCGTCGCAACGGACTGATCGATGAACCCTCTCAGAGCCATCCACCGGAATCGTCGTGACCGGAAATTGGCTCGATACCCTCGAGCCGCTGGTGCTGCGTCGCGGATCCGTTTCTCTTCGTGATCACTGACAGAGAACCACTGGCGACCACGCTCTCCTCGGTCGTCGACGGCGTGAGAGGAACAGCAGTGACCACTGCTTAACAGAGATAAAGCAAACCCCTCAGCTGATGGCTGAAATCGATATCGTGGGCCTGAATTCAATTCGTCGTTCAAGGTTAGTTCTTTGATCGCCCCTGGTGCTCTAAATCCTCCTTTCTCTTTAGCTATGGAATTGGTGGGACCCCACCTAACTGATTCACTGAAGTTAGAATTGAATTTTCCTGAATTTTCGAAGCAGTGGATTCGAAGGTAACAAGGTCGCAGTGGAGGAGATATCTGTGTGGTTAATTGAATTCCAACCTACAGCACTAGCGACTTCCCTCAAAAGAAAAGTTCGTTCTAAAAATTGGCAGCAATTTAATTGGAAGCATCCTGTCACTAATTGTTCCGAGTAAAATTGCGGCCAGATCGATAGGTATTCTACTTAAATTTCTGAGAACATGACTTACCAGGTTGCTCACTGGCACTGGCACCTTCAGGAGTGTCGATGCTAGGCTGCTGACTCTGCGTGCCCTCGTGTCTCCTCGGTGGTATCGGTTGCTCCGACTCTGGACCTCTGGCAGGCACGCTGCTCGCTCTCTGCAGCTGCTGCTTTTTTGTTACCTTCGAGACGATGGCAGACGTGATGGGGTTCGTGCAACTTTCGTTCCTCGAGCTCGTAGTTGACGATCTAGAGGCCGAGAACTTTTTTCGCTTCTTCGGGAACGCGACGAAAGCGCCTATACCATGAATACGCGAGTGCGATTCTTGATGATGCTGTGTCTGATGAGAGCGATGAGACTGGACATCGTGGCCAGGAGTCTCCAGAGAGGATTTTGAGTCGGTGGAACCTTCGGACCTGGAACCACCATCTTCGGACGCGGGTGAATACATGGAGTCCTCTGAACGAGATCTGCCTGAGAGATCGAGAACAATTGCTTCTTAAAATCTACCCCACAGTGCATTTGGATATTATAGTTAAAAGGTCCGATCTACTAAAAATTCTATACACACGTTTCGCGAAGATCTCAACGAAGATTAGACTTACCGATTAGTTTAGAGACCTTGAAATTTTCGAATCGCTTCTTCTTCGAGCTATCCCTGACTCCGCAAGCCTGTCTCCTAGTACCGAGTCCAGGCATGCTATGGGTGCTCGTATGATATGGGCTTTTCTTGGGAGTGGTGCCAGGTCCGCTGAATATGCCGCTCAGCGTGGAGCCGAACTCATCGTTCTCTTGCAATTGTTGCATGGACTCGTCAACTGGCGCCAGAGTGCCACTTCCACCTGGCTGAGGGCCGATGTTGAAACCCTTCATTAAGCGACGCTCCTTCTGGCGGTTCTTCTTTCCCCCCGCACCTATGGACAGCTCTTTAAGGCTACCGTCTATGGGGCAGAAAACCAAGGACTACGCTAAAGCGGCTACTAAAAACGGAAGGAAACTTAAAGAACTTGTGAAGAGAGTGCCAGAAGGGGAAATGTGATTCTTAAACATGCTGAGGTTGCGTTCCAAATTATATTTCAGTAAAAAATATAAGGCGAGGTCGTGAAGTATTAGAACAAAATAGGTAAAAAATGCATCGGCGATCTACTGGAAGTGTTTCGTGGATAgcttattgggaattgaaatttTAATCTGGATTCTAAACGTGTTCCCACTTCTAACTCTCTTTATTACACGTGACAGGAGTGTTAAGTCAATCGTAGTTTAACGAGCATAATTAGATTCTAAGTTCGCCAATAAATAGCACAATTGCCAGTCGATCATGGTAAGCAGGTTTTTCACCCAGAGCTTGCGGCAGTCTCCTCAATTTTAAGTCCATCACGACGTAACGGCTACATAATATCCGCGTTGGACGGTCCCTAATTGCATTAATTAGTCTCCCGCAGCTCCCTGGATGATTAATAGCGTTCTAGTTAACGAACTTCGAAAGTTCCATCGACGCGGCACCGAAGCCACGTATTTTCTTTCCGATTTCCTAGTTGAATTGCGGGAACGATTGGTACATTAGGTGCGCAAAGacgaagaaaataaaaacgTCTATAAAACTATAGCGAATCGAAAGATAACATTAGCGAAATCGTGCTAGTCTCACCGGTTCCAGTACCGCTGGCCGTCGAGGTATTCATGCCCGAGTTCTTCAGGATCTCGATTAACTCGCAGCGAAAGGCGCTGATATCCTGCTTAATCTCGTTCACGTCGTCCTCTGTAACTCCCTTACTTTCTGCTTTCCTTTGTTCCACCGTCACATACCTTCTCACTAAATTTCTCATGATGCTCTGGTAACGATACTCCGACGCTTGCTTTGCATTCCACTGTGGACAAAAAGCAAACTCTTTTACCTTTCACCAAGTTCTTGTACTCTGAGTTTACTCCCCGGTAACTCCATAGTAATTCTACAGCTACAAAGAGTTTAGAATTCATCTTACTCTGATTGTCCGCATGTGTTCCTTCTTGGCAGCTTTCCTGTGACTGCAGAACTTCCTGTACAGCCACTGGCCAATGTACCAGAGGCTTTTCGGGGTCGGTATTATGTTGAACGGTGGCGGGACCGTGCCACCTTCCTCGAAGTAACTGATCCAGAGCTTGCTCCTGGCGAACTTCCACTCGACGTCGGCACGTTCCTGGTCGGGATTCAGAAACGAAACGACTGTTATCCCAAAGGCTCTCTCCCTTCGTTCGATTTTACGTATAGGGATTAGATCTGCCTTCACTCACGGAGATCAACTGATAGGAATGATTCATCATGGCGATTAAGAGATTCAGCAGCACGACAATGTTGATCACCGAGTAGGTGCCGAACATCAGCATACCCCAGAACCTGGTGAACGCTTTTATGCCATCCAGTTCGAAGCTCTCGaggtccaccagcccgaatacagCCCAGAATAGCGTTTGCGCGGTTTCGAACAGGCTAACGAATGAAAACATTTTAGGACGACTGTTCGTAAAATTGAACGAAGTTCAAGCGTATTTCGTTCAACTATTGTAAGATTGATTAAATAATAGCTGAGAAGGCGTCACGTACTTGGCAAAGCGTCGCCAAACGATGCAGGCGTTCGAATCGGTCGTCACGCTGGCGTTCGAGACGTAGGACATCGCGGTCGGACAACGTTTCTTCTCCATGTCAGCGTAGTACCAAAGCAGCTGATTCAGACCTATCGAGGAATGTCATATTTCACGCTCGATTTAGTTTTCACGAGTCATGACAAGGGGATTAAAGAAATGGTCCTCGACCGGTCTATTTACCACAAGAGAATGCGAACAGCACTAGCACGTAGAGGAAGAAGAATTTCATAATGTCCATGACCATCCTGGACAGGGAGACTTGCAGGGGGCCGAGGTGGGGATTCACGGAGAAAATGTAGACGAGTTTCAAAGAGCTGGAAGGATATTGCACAGTCTCATGCTTTGCTCTCAAGTTACGTCTGTGTTTAAGGGCGTGGGATCGTGCGCGGTAAAATTAATACCGAAACAGGGGCTTCTAATTATCCCTAGCGGGATTCACGCGCAAACAGCGTTTTGAACTACAGCAATTCCTAAGTGCCTTTCTCATTAAGACTGGTGAGTAATGTCGCGTTCACTGGCGAAACTACACCGCGGACATAACGCTTTCCTTGAATTAATGGGACAAGATCACGCGACAGGTACTTGTCGCAGCGAGTGATAATGACCTGAATATATTGGCAGCGGAGAATAGGCCTTCGGATATCAGCATCGGGTCCCAAGTGTCCCACTGCTCGCGTTGCAGCTCGCTCACCGGTCCAGGCGCCTGGTTTTCCATCTCCTTCTGCACCCTATAGTAGGCGACCACCCTCAGGGCGACCGTCGCGACGTACAACGAGTTCGTGACGAAGTCGATCACGTTCCACATGTCGTTCACGTACTCCTTCAGCCCGACGTCCCACAGCTGCTTCACCTCGGACCAAATCAGACCGGACACCCAGGCCAGAATGAACCTGCGATACAGCTCGTGTTAACTCGCCGACAACGTTCGAGTTTCGCGCGAAATTTCATGTCCCTTGGGAATCCTGTGTACGCGAAAGCCTTCCAGAAATGTAATTTCAAACGGTCGTCACTTCTCTGTTCCTTTTCCAGCTTCAATGGAGGCTGTCGCGAGAGATATCGGGATAGACAGGAAACTGAACCGCGTTATTTACTTCCACGAGATGATTTTACTTTCTGACCTTGAGGTATTTATAGTTACTTGGACTGTGTCTTTTTGTGAACTTTTCGGTGCAAGGGAGTGAGGATAAAAGGAGGATCAAAGGATTCGTATTTTAAGTAAGAGAGACTAGGGTATGGAGCCCCGAGTTTGGTCCACTTTCCTGTCCAGCCTCTAGCTTCTACCAAACATGTTTACTAGCGTTCTAAGGAATAACCGAGTTCCCGACGCATTTCGAGACCTTGGCAAACGTTTGCGAGGGAAATAATGATCGATGTCTGTTTTTCCCCGATAAGGAAGTCAAAAGTATAGTCTTACCACTCGACGATCGTCGGCGCAGCACCCCTTTTTCTAGGCGCTGGCTCGTGTTCCATCGGGTCGTGACCTATCCATTGGCCAAGTACAGTTTCTATTCTCTGACTGGCAAGAATCAGCATGACTGCAAGTAGAGGTGCATTAGAGTTGGCATGCGTAGCAATTTATATCAAATATCGTTGATTGAACTGCTACGAGGGATGAGAcgattcttttctttctttctcaaTAGACCATATTTCTGGGACAAGGTACTTATACTTTATTATAccataatcgtcaatccgtaaagGAAGGGAATATAATAGGATTGGAAATCATGCCAGGACTGTTACTAACTTGGCTTATAAATACTCTCCTGGACATATATGCTCAGAAGTCAGCTCACTTAATTTCCTTCCTATTCTCAAACTCTTATACCGCATATGGTCTCTCAAGAAAACCAAGTAAACCTATCCTGTATGTAATCGGTCAGCACCACCTAATCTCGCCCAACTTAGCGGTTCCGATTCCCCTTGGAATCGTTTGTCGAACCAGTAATACGTAATCCTCGAGGTGTGCACAGAGGCAACTCGCATCCTTCAGCTTTCAGGATTAACGAGGTCTGTTCTCGAATAATCGCCAGAAATGCCTCACATCCTAGAGAAGTACATTACCTCCGCGACTCAAAATACCGTTAGTCTAACTTTCGGCTTAATTACGCTTTTGGTGGCTGTCCGTGAAGCCAACGGCGTAATTCCCCTCTATAGTCACGATCCCTTGAACGGAGGAGTTGCAGCAGCTCGTTCTCGATATCCGCGGCCGAGTTTCAAACTAACGTTGCATTAAAATCTACGAGCGTCCCGCGATAAAAGCGCGCGCGTAACTGGCCCGTGTGGACGAAGAAAAATGCGACGAAGAAGCGGCGAACAGGAACGAGAACGTTGTCTGTTGCGGAGCTATAATTCTGACGATGAATCGAGCGGATAAAGAAGAATCAGAGCTGCGGAACAATTCCACTCGGGAATGTTTACGTCTCCGCGGTAATGCTGGCTGATGACTCGAATTTAGAGCGCTGCCGAGCACTGCTATTATTGGTGGCGCGCAGGAAATTTGCTAGCCACGGTCACTCAAAGGTATTTGTAAATTGTTTAGAAGCGGACTCCGATGTTTGACCCGCCGACGTGCCGATAGGTGAAATTCGTTGCAGGAAATGAGGTCGAGTACATACGATAAACTTTCTGGGTAAAAAGCGCGCAACGTAAACTGCTATTCTTTTATATCCTCGCTTGTTATGAGCGTTGCGCAGAGAAAGCTCGGTTCGCGAATGGTTGGCCAGTCACCCTCTGCTATTTCCCATGCGGAGCGAGCTAATTTTGGGAAATGTTTGGGGGTATGCTGAATAATGACTCGCTGGAGTTTTTGCTGTTGAGTGGTAGCGAGTGGAGGAACGAGGGTGGAGTGTAGGTTAATCAACCTCTGCTGAAACAGGGAATGAGTGTAAAGATTGTGATACTCACAGAGAAAAGTGAAGTAGGAGGCCGAATGACAGATGAACTTGATGAACGGTTTCCTCATGGTCTGTCCGACCACGCTGTGCGGCGCGATGATGTACGCGACGCTGAAGAAGGGGAAGAGGACGCCGATCCTGACGATCTCCAGAGCCTGCAGGACCATGTTTTTTCGCCGAAAACCAGGCAGGCCCTCGTACCAAATCGACGCCAGTAGCTGCTGCACGTTAGGATGCGCCACGAACTGGAAATCCCGGGATAATCTAATATTGGTCGACAGTTTCCGGTCATGTCGCCAGGAAATTGTACTTATTACCGTCTAATTTCGGAGTTGGGAGTTACAGCGAGCGATCCTCCGGAGAATAATAAGATTACATCGATAACCCTTCGTAGCTGAATCCCTTTGAGATTCGCTCGAATTGTTCGAACGTGATCGAATCGAGGCAGTCAAATATGTATTTATCAATTACCAAAAGTGAACCGAGATCTTTCCAAGGGACGCGATAGCACCGAAATAACTTGGGAACTGTTTCTTATATAATACCTCCGCGAACATCGTAAACTTTGAAGATCGTCTGCCACACACTAAAGAAGGAGGTCAAGTGGATGGTGTAAATGCCACGTGGCCTCACTAAGCTATTAAAGATGGAAGAAAATAGCGCATTACCTTTTTCTGTCTGAATTTGATTGCCAGTTTCAGACGATTCAAGTGCATCCTATCCCCATGCTCGAAGGCAGGTCCCGTGGGGTCGTGATTCAGGAGGACCTCCAGCTCGTACGAACTTCTGGTGTGATCCAACAAGGCAGTAGCAAAGTCCTGGCACTGTCTCCTAAGCTCCTGGAATCCACAATGTCAGCGTCTCGAGTAAGTGGCATACACCAAGCTCCGTGAACAGCGCAACGGAGTTGCGACGAGGCTCCTTTGACGCTAACGTATTGCAACTTTCATCGCGAAAAGTTCCTCTCTTGGAACACTTCGACACAGGTGCGAAACTCCTTGAAACACAGAAGTTTTCCCTCGAGAACGATCGAATATCGTACTACCCCCTGAAAAGTCCCACTTTAAGGGATTCTATGAACGTTTTTCTAAAAGATTAGCAAGACGTGTTATGTCGTTTATTCTAAAAAATAATTCGCATAGAAAAAACGAGAATGACGCTCGGATGAATGGAATCTCTGATAGATCGTTTGTTAGCCAAGCATTCAACACACCATGAGCACCATATTGGTCGACAGAAAGTGGAAAAATATCGACTAATCTCGTGGACGTTTTCCCTCCGGATGGTGGAAGGTAGAGAGGCAAGAACGGACAATAATTTATTCCCCTTCGGGTGCTCGCCGGTCACTTGGAAGATTTAAACGATCATCCTGAGCAATTTGTAAAGCGTCAAACATTATTGCGTTTAAATTGAAGGGGGAAGGTCCATTTAATGGACC contains:
- the Trpgamma gene encoding transient receptor potential cation channel gamma isoform X4 — translated: MTRTHRRSVSTESVHEDEEQVARGARSPGETRIDEEIGTTGENSTNFAVMMGTNATRAWNSSGGGFMRDVGHRVSFDPEAPPLQPQTAQQQTVNLLDKPDADKKVKRHSIHGMTDEENVVRPHQEMVSLPHQEKKYLLAVERGDVASVRRMLQSAHETGININCVDPLGRSALLMAIDNENLEMVELLIKHKVDTKDALLHAISEEFVEAVEVLLEHEESLHTNGEPHSWEARPSDTATFTPDITPLILSAHRDNYEIIKILLDRGSALPEPHDVRCGCDECVKSRMKDSLRHSRSRINSYRALASPSLIALSSKDPILTAFQLSWELRRLSFLEHEFKCEYQELRRQCQDFATALLDHTRSSYELEVLLNHDPTGPAFEHGDRMHLNRLKLAIKFRQKKFVAHPNVQQLLASIWYEGLPGFRRKNMVLQALEIVRIGVLFPFFSVAYIIAPHSVVGQTMRKPFIKFICHSASYFTFLFMLILASQRIETVLGQWIGHDPMEHEPAPRKRGAAPTIVEWFILAWVSGLIWSEVKQLWDVGLKEYVNDMWNVIDFVTNSLYVATVALRVVAYYRVQKEMENQAPGPVSELQREQWDTWDPMLISEGLFSAANIFSSLKLVYIFSVNPHLGPLQVSLSRMVMDIMKFFFLYVLVLFAFSCGLNQLLWYYADMEKKRCPTAMSYVSNASVTTDSNACIVWRRFANLFETAQTLFWAVFGLVDLESFELDGIKAFTRFWGMLMFGTYSVINIVVLLNLLIAMMNHSYQLISERADVEWKFARSKLWISYFEEGGTVPPPFNIIPTPKSLWYIGQWLYRKFCSHRKAAKKEHMRTIRWNAKQASEYRYQSIMRNLVRRYVTVEQRKAESKGVTEDDVNEIKQDISAFRCELIEILKNSGMNTSTASGTGTGAGGKKNRQKERRLMKGFNIGPQPGGSGTLAPVDESMQQLQENDEFGSTLSGIFSGPGTTPKKSPYHTSTHSMPGLGTRRQACGVRDSSKKKRFENFKVSKLIGRSRSEDSMYSPASEDGGSRSEGSTDSKSSLETPGHDVQSHRSHQTQHHQESHSRIHGIGAFVAFPKKRKKFSASRSSTTSSRNESCTNPITSAIVSKVTKKQQLQRASSVPARGPESEQPIPPRRHEGTQSQQPSIDTPEGASASEQPVVTAVPLTPSTTEESVVASGSLSVITKRNGSATQHQRLEGIEPISGHDDSGGWL
- the Trpgamma gene encoding transient receptor potential cation channel gamma isoform X5, which gives rise to MTRTHRRSVSTESVHEDEEQVARGARSPGETRIDEEIGTTGENSTNFAVMMGTNATRAWNSSGGGFMRDVGHRVSFDPEAPPLQPQTAQQQTVNLLDKPDADKKVKRHSIHGMTDEENVVRPHQEMVSLPHQEKKYLLAVERGDVASVRRMLQSAHETGININCVDPLGRSALLMAIDNENLEMVELLIKHKVDTKDALLHAISEEFVEAVEVLLEHEESLHTNGEPHSWEARPSDTATFTPDITPLILSAHRDNYEIIKILLDRGSALPEPHDVRCGCDECVKSRMKDSLRHSRSRINSYRALASPSLIALSSKDPILTAFQLSWELRRLSFLEHEFKCEYQELRRQCQDFATALLDHTRSSYELEVLLNHDPTGPAFEHGDRMHLNRLKLAIKFRQKKFVAHPNVQQLLASIWYEGLPGFRRKNMVLQALEIVRIGVLFPFFSVAYIIAPHSVVGQTMRKPFIKFICHSASYFTFLFMLILASQRIETVLGQWIGHDPMEHEPAPRKRGAAPTIVEWFILAWVSGLIWSEVKQLWDVGLKEYVNDMWNVIDFVTNSLYVATVALRVVAYYRVQKEMENQAPGPVSELQREQWDTWDPMLISEGLFSAANIFSSLKLVYIFSVNPHLGPLQVSLSRMVMDIMKFFFLYVLVLFAFSCGLNQLLWYYADMEKKRCPTAMSYVSNASVTTDSNACIVWRRFANLFETAQTLFWAVFGLVDLESFELDGIKAFTRFWGMLMFGTYSVINIVVLLNLLIAMMNHSYQLISERADVEWKFARSKLWISYFEEGGTVPPPFNIIPTPKSLWYIGQWLYRKFCSHRKAAKKEHMRTIRWNAKQASEYRYQSIMRNLVRRYVTVEQRKAESKGVTEDDVNEIKQDISAFRCELIEILKNSGMNTSTASGTGTDGSLKELSIGAGGKKNRQKERRLMKGFNIGPQPGGSGTLAPVDESMQQLQENDEFGSTLSGIFSGPGTTPKKSPYHTSTHSMPGLGTRRQACGVRDSSKKKRFENFKVSKLIGRSRSEDSMYSPASEDGGSRSEGSTDSKSSLETPGHDVQSHRSHQTQHHQESHSRIHGIGAFVAFPKKRKKFSASRSSTTSSRNESCTNPITSAIVSKVTKKQQLQRASSVPARGPESEQPIPPRRHEGTQSQQPSIDTPEGASASEQPAIS